A DNA window from Gallaecimonas pentaromativorans contains the following coding sequences:
- a CDS encoding cation:proton antiporter, whose protein sequence is MTAWYLICFLSALAVFIAFSNQYILKLQTTIAITTGSVVISLLLILAVKLSGDSTAMAITKVVSGLNFNDLLLKGMLGFLLFAGALEIDLQAMKKQGWEIAILVLFSTLASTFIVGYFSHWALDLLGWQVPFIYCLLFGALISPTDPIAVLAIIKQMKAPEGISVQVEGESLFNDGVGLVVFTTIFAVAFSGTEPSIGGVSELFLTDAVGGVAFGFVLALIGHVLLLHSKDANIRLLVSMTIPSAGFALANLMDISGALAMVVAGIFIGNVTRSRLQHGDEHAKLYVQHFWHATDSFLNALLFLIIGLLLVTMPVTLTEVMIGLLMVPLVLLARFISVGLPYIGFRRFRQYDLNSVRILTWGGLRGGLALAMAASIPRGQMFVNDVDIHSLLVIMTYVVVIFSIVVQGLTISPLIRKSIDAAKARSGQ, encoded by the coding sequence ATGACAGCATGGTACTTGATTTGTTTTCTCTCGGCCCTGGCCGTGTTCATTGCGTTCAGCAACCAATATATTCTTAAACTTCAAACGACTATCGCCATTACTACCGGCTCGGTGGTGATCTCCTTGCTGTTGATTTTGGCGGTGAAACTGTCCGGCGACAGCACCGCCATGGCCATCACCAAGGTGGTGTCGGGGCTTAACTTCAACGATCTGCTGCTAAAAGGGATGCTGGGCTTCCTGCTCTTTGCCGGCGCCCTGGAAATAGACCTGCAGGCCATGAAAAAGCAAGGGTGGGAAATCGCCATACTGGTGCTGTTCTCCACTCTCGCCTCCACCTTTATCGTTGGTTACTTCAGCCACTGGGCCCTCGATCTGCTGGGCTGGCAGGTGCCTTTCATCTACTGCCTGCTGTTTGGCGCCCTGATAAGCCCCACCGACCCTATCGCGGTGCTGGCCATCATCAAGCAGATGAAGGCCCCCGAGGGTATTTCGGTGCAGGTGGAAGGGGAGTCGCTGTTTAACGACGGCGTTGGCCTGGTGGTGTTTACCACCATTTTCGCGGTGGCCTTCTCTGGCACTGAACCGAGTATTGGCGGCGTGTCAGAGCTGTTCTTGACCGACGCCGTGGGCGGCGTGGCCTTTGGTTTTGTACTGGCCCTGATTGGCCATGTGCTGCTGCTGCACTCCAAAGACGCCAACATCCGCCTGCTGGTGAGCATGACCATCCCTTCGGCCGGCTTTGCTCTGGCTAACCTGATGGACATCTCAGGCGCCCTGGCCATGGTGGTGGCCGGTATCTTTATCGGCAACGTAACCCGTTCGCGGCTGCAACACGGCGACGAGCATGCCAAGCTCTACGTGCAGCACTTCTGGCACGCCACCGACAGCTTTCTCAACGCCTTGCTGTTCCTTATCATCGGCCTGTTGCTGGTCACCATGCCGGTTACTTTGACCGAGGTGATGATTGGCCTGTTGATGGTGCCCTTGGTGCTGCTGGCCCGCTTTATCAGCGTCGGCCTGCCCTATATTGGCTTTCGCCGCTTCCGCCAGTACGACCTTAATTCGGTAAGGATCCTCACCTGGGGCGGCTTGCGCGGTGGCCTGGCCCTGGCCATGGCGGCCTCCATTCCCCGTGGCCAGATGTTCGTCAACGACGTGGATATCCACAGCCTGCTGGTGATCATGACCTACGTGGTGGTGATCTTCTCCATCGTGGTGCAGGGGCTGACCATTTCGCCGCTTATTCGTAAAAGCATCGACGCTGCCAAAGCACGCAGTGGGCAGTGA
- a CDS encoding M48 family metallopeptidase, with protein MATVAGYLLAPRSAMRHPATLALLAGGRLQLASDIWQFEGQVADVEVSKALGNQPRNLRFAEGWSFYPIDAEPLNGWLKATLGLPWIARVERHLGWIAAGVVVAVAAVFATYRYGLPAASRLVATQVPVVVYQQLGEQSLKLLDQALFAPSTLPKERRQQLQQQFEAMLATLSSQGISWRVKPKLVFRSFSAGPNAMALPDGTVVMTDQMVALADNDPQLLGVLYHELGHVHYHHSMNLLVQNTLMSVGVAVVIGDASSIADSLAGGAVFLVNMSYSRDAERQADGFAAQSMLKDQGTTEPLTSLFEKLQKQHGGEEAGPGWISSHPDLEERIRTLHESNKKPGK; from the coding sequence ATGGCGACGGTGGCCGGTTACCTGCTGGCCCCTCGCTCGGCGATGCGTCACCCGGCCACCCTGGCGCTGCTTGCCGGTGGCCGGCTGCAGCTGGCGAGCGATATTTGGCAGTTTGAAGGGCAGGTGGCGGATGTCGAGGTATCCAAGGCCCTTGGCAACCAACCCCGTAACCTGCGTTTTGCCGAGGGCTGGAGTTTTTACCCCATTGACGCAGAGCCTCTGAACGGCTGGCTCAAGGCGACCTTGGGTCTGCCATGGATAGCGCGGGTGGAACGCCACCTTGGCTGGATAGCCGCCGGTGTGGTGGTGGCGGTGGCGGCGGTTTTTGCCACCTACCGCTATGGTTTGCCAGCCGCTTCACGGCTGGTAGCCACTCAGGTGCCGGTGGTGGTGTATCAGCAACTGGGCGAGCAGAGCCTGAAACTGCTGGACCAAGCCCTGTTCGCCCCCAGCACTTTGCCCAAAGAGCGCCGCCAACAGCTGCAACAGCAATTTGAGGCCATGCTGGCCACGCTCTCTTCGCAGGGCATTAGCTGGCGGGTCAAACCAAAGCTTGTGTTTCGCAGCTTCAGCGCCGGTCCCAACGCCATGGCCTTGCCGGACGGCACCGTGGTGATGACTGACCAAATGGTGGCCCTGGCTGACAACGACCCGCAGCTGCTTGGGGTGCTCTACCACGAGCTTGGCCATGTGCATTACCACCATTCCATGAACTTGCTGGTGCAAAACACCTTGATGTCGGTGGGGGTGGCGGTGGTCATCGGCGATGCCAGCTCCATCGCCGACAGCCTGGCCGGTGGCGCGGTGTTCCTGGTTAACATGAGCTATTCGCGTGATGCCGAGCGCCAGGCCGACGGCTTTGCCGCCCAGTCGATGCTAAAAGACCAGGGCACTACCGAGCCCCTGACCAGCCTGTTTGAGAAACTGCAAAAGCAGCATGGCGGCGAGGAGGCCGGGCCCGGTTGGATAAGCAGCCACCCCGACCTTGAAGAGCGCATCCGTACCCTTCATGAAAGCAATAAAAAACCAGGCAAATAA
- a CDS encoding YjgN family protein gives MSERPETLQQPETTAVHHMRFTGSAGEYFGIWIVNILLSILTLGVYSAWAKVRNQQYFYGHTRLDGQGFEYLATPVQILIGRLIAVALIVLWTILNTALPVLALAFLMIFSLATPWLAVRNLRFDAMVSRYRNVRFNFVGSYGDAYLNMLVKPMAVYFGLSVVMVLAIVLGVALGPVVGVVIGVLLAAALAVVGYAFIASSVASYVLNNYRYGSKVFSATIEYRQYLKIGAIGAGIFFGLLLVIGLIGASGLGAVYAVFKDAEAHTKPDAAAGLAVIGFYLAFFAAGIFTSTVVRVLVRNYLFSRVKIDGELQLGSHFTVGGYLGLVVTNLLLVIFTLGLASAVAKVRYARYLAEGTSVAGDLALVAVQDHDQQVDVAVADEVASAFDVQIGAF, from the coding sequence GTGTCTGAACGTCCTGAAACCCTGCAACAACCCGAAACCACAGCTGTGCACCACATGCGTTTTACCGGTAGCGCCGGCGAGTATTTCGGTATCTGGATAGTCAATATCCTGCTGTCCATTTTGACTTTGGGGGTTTATTCCGCCTGGGCCAAGGTGCGTAACCAGCAGTATTTCTATGGTCACACCCGCCTTGATGGCCAAGGTTTTGAATACCTGGCCACCCCGGTGCAAATTCTTATCGGCCGCCTTATCGCCGTGGCGCTTATCGTGCTGTGGACCATTCTCAACACTGCGCTGCCGGTGCTGGCCCTGGCCTTCTTGATGATCTTTTCCCTGGCTACCCCTTGGCTTGCGGTGCGCAACCTGCGTTTTGATGCCATGGTCAGTCGCTACCGCAACGTGCGCTTTAATTTTGTTGGCAGTTACGGTGACGCTTACCTCAACATGCTGGTCAAACCCATGGCGGTGTATTTTGGGCTTTCCGTGGTGATGGTGCTGGCCATTGTGCTGGGTGTGGCGCTGGGGCCTGTGGTGGGTGTGGTGATCGGCGTGCTGCTGGCCGCCGCTCTTGCGGTGGTGGGCTATGCCTTCATTGCCAGCAGCGTGGCCAGTTATGTCCTTAACAATTACCGCTACGGCAGCAAGGTGTTCAGCGCCACCATCGAGTATCGCCAGTACCTGAAAATCGGTGCTATCGGCGCCGGTATCTTCTTTGGGTTACTGCTGGTTATCGGCCTGATTGGCGCATCCGGGCTTGGCGCTGTTTACGCCGTTTTCAAAGACGCAGAGGCGCACACCAAACCCGATGCGGCGGCCGGCCTTGCCGTGATCGGCTTTTACCTCGCTTTCTTTGCGGCCGGTATCTTCACCTCCACTGTGGTACGGGTACTGGTACGTAACTACCTGTTTAGCCGCGTGAAAATCGATGGTGAGCTGCAACTGGGCTCCCATTTCACCGTCGGCGGTTATCTGGGGTTGGTGGTTACCAACCTGCTGTTGGTCATTTTCACTCTGGGCCTGGCCTCTGCGGTGGCGAAGGTGCGCTATGCCCGTTATCTCGCCGAGGGCACCAGCGTCGCTGGCGATCTGGCGCTGGTGGCGGTGCAAGACCATGACCAGCAGGTTGACGTAGCGGTGGCCGATGAAGTGGCCAGCGCCTTTGACGTGCAGATAGGCGCCTTTTAA
- a CDS encoding tetratricopeptide repeat protein, translating into MKVWYWLLFLPSLAWASAVDDLRYAMDHRTEPQYRKQLTALVDPAVDEAKRQGDPLLLGEMLYIKANIQSRVRRDYPGSLKTLQLAADALAPLQGKDALKVQMEVWLEQGSLNQYLGHFDKAEFFFSHALAQAKRRDSPKAEAMALYRIGYLQYRKNDIVQALSFLDEASLRLLKEDDPALRLEILSTKGRIFRLNHAYDKALTFLQQALALAQQLKDDTAIPDLLVGIAVTYQEKGDTNSALIESMHALDLYRQQNRPLSEGKALINIASLYIDDPNQQQRAREYLDSAVALYTKNKVDFYLGTALSMRAQLLADKHQAIKDLQRALTLLMERDSVSSWQERQKAQQRLADAYQALGDQDNAIDALRQAMALQAKLTNDDIQDGRQALERLTEQLNQADRLRQSEAGRLLAEEQRQHWRQGSAALLVFALVLMLVALRLWRHNRQLAGKLAGQNQLMTIHPLSGLPNALGLVAQLEPLMDEYQQAHNHSREAGLPPGEPLVLLSLNALFIHHLPMLAGIEESKAILGRFVDKLKAACSHCVIVAQLADDHLLLVIRDEPKLLTELYENLRELTARFVIAEGLEDVRLAVGFNLVPTLTQRSRPLPVSAVLELTRFTLAQADTLLSETRRSAWVSIQALELAPPSLLDGDDIHQQLLQALDRGLLQLRSGH; encoded by the coding sequence ATGAAAGTCTGGTACTGGCTGTTGTTTCTTCCCTCCCTGGCCTGGGCGTCCGCCGTGGACGACCTGCGTTATGCCATGGATCACCGCACCGAACCCCAGTACCGCAAGCAGCTCACCGCCTTGGTGGACCCCGCCGTCGACGAAGCCAAACGCCAGGGTGACCCTTTGCTGCTGGGCGAAATGCTCTACATCAAAGCCAATATCCAAAGCCGGGTGCGGCGAGATTACCCAGGCTCCTTAAAAACCCTGCAACTGGCAGCCGATGCCCTGGCGCCGCTGCAAGGCAAAGACGCCCTCAAGGTGCAGATGGAGGTGTGGCTCGAGCAGGGTTCGCTCAATCAATACCTGGGGCATTTTGACAAGGCCGAGTTCTTTTTCAGCCATGCCCTGGCCCAGGCCAAGCGGCGAGACTCCCCCAAAGCCGAGGCCATGGCGCTGTATCGCATCGGCTATCTGCAATATCGCAAGAACGACATAGTTCAGGCCCTGTCGTTCCTCGACGAAGCGAGCCTGCGGCTACTCAAAGAAGACGACCCGGCGCTGCGCCTGGAGATCCTCTCCACCAAGGGCCGCATCTTCAGGCTCAACCACGCTTACGACAAGGCGCTGACCTTTTTGCAACAGGCGCTGGCTCTAGCCCAGCAGCTCAAAGACGACACCGCCATTCCTGACCTGCTGGTGGGCATTGCCGTGACCTACCAGGAAAAGGGCGACACCAACAGCGCCCTGATTGAGTCCATGCATGCCCTGGATTTATACCGCCAGCAGAACCGGCCGCTGTCTGAGGGCAAGGCCCTTATCAATATCGCCAGCCTCTATATCGACGACCCCAACCAGCAGCAGCGAGCCCGTGAATATCTCGACAGCGCCGTGGCCCTGTACACCAAGAACAAGGTGGATTTTTATCTCGGCACGGCGCTGTCGATGCGGGCCCAGTTGCTGGCCGACAAGCACCAGGCCATCAAGGATCTGCAGCGGGCGTTGACGCTGCTGATGGAGCGCGACTCGGTGTCGTCCTGGCAGGAGCGGCAAAAGGCCCAGCAGCGCCTCGCCGACGCCTATCAGGCCTTGGGAGACCAAGACAACGCCATCGACGCACTGCGCCAGGCCATGGCCTTGCAGGCCAAGCTCACCAACGACGATATCCAAGACGGCCGCCAAGCCCTGGAGCGCCTTACCGAGCAGCTCAACCAAGCCGACCGCCTTCGCCAAAGCGAAGCCGGGCGTCTGCTGGCCGAGGAGCAGCGCCAGCACTGGCGCCAGGGCAGTGCTGCGTTGCTGGTGTTCGCGTTGGTGCTGATGCTGGTAGCGCTGCGGCTGTGGCGCCACAATCGCCAGCTGGCCGGTAAATTGGCCGGGCAAAACCAGCTGATGACCATACATCCCCTGTCAGGGTTGCCCAACGCCCTGGGGCTGGTGGCGCAGCTGGAACCTTTGATGGACGAGTACCAGCAGGCCCATAACCACAGCCGAGAGGCTGGCCTGCCGCCCGGCGAGCCCTTGGTGCTGTTGAGCCTCAACGCCCTTTTTATCCATCACCTGCCGATGCTGGCCGGTATTGAAGAGAGCAAGGCCATCCTTGGCCGCTTTGTGGATAAGCTCAAGGCGGCGTGCAGCCACTGCGTGATAGTGGCGCAACTGGCGGACGACCACCTGCTGCTGGTGATCCGCGACGAGCCCAAACTGCTTACCGAGCTCTATGAGAATTTGCGTGAACTGACCGCCCGTTTTGTAATTGCCGAAGGGCTGGAGGACGTGCGCCTGGCGGTGGGGTTTAACCTGGTGCCGACCCTGACCCAGCGTTCGCGGCCGCTGCCGGTGTCGGCTGTCCTTGAGCTGACCCGTTTTACCCTGGCCCAGGCCGATACCCTGCTAAGCGAAACCCGGCGCAGCGCCTGGGTGTCTATTCAGGCCTTGGAGCTGGCGCCGCCGTCGCTGTTGGACGGCGATGACATTCACCAGCAGCTGCTGCAAGCCTTGGACCGTGGCCTGCTGCAACTGCGCAGCGGACACTGA
- a CDS encoding YybH family protein, giving the protein MKNLIFMLFLLASSQLFAAPDDQTQIRALLAGQQQAWNRGDLDGFMAGYWHSPQLRFASGGEVTFGWQQTLDRYRSHYRDKAAMGRLQFDIREVHLYGDHAVVFGHWQLYRQKDQPQGLFTLLLAKLDGNWYITADHTSSAG; this is encoded by the coding sequence ATGAAGAACCTGATTTTTATGCTGTTTTTGCTAGCCAGCTCGCAGCTTTTCGCCGCACCGGACGATCAAACCCAGATCCGCGCGCTGCTAGCCGGTCAGCAGCAAGCCTGGAACCGGGGCGACCTGGACGGCTTTATGGCCGGTTACTGGCACAGCCCCCAATTGCGTTTTGCATCGGGCGGCGAGGTGACCTTCGGCTGGCAGCAAACCCTGGACAGATATCGCAGCCACTACCGAGATAAGGCTGCCATGGGCAGGTTGCAGTTTGATATCAGGGAGGTGCATCTGTATGGCGACCATGCGGTGGTGTTCGGGCACTGGCAGCTATACAGGCAAAAGGACCAGCCCCAGGGACTCTTCACCCTGTTGCTGGCCAAGCTGGATGGGAACTGGTACATCACGGCGGACCATACCTCGTCCGCCGGGTAG
- a CDS encoding head GIN domain-containing protein: MKPKHLIIATAALLLVGVQASAYASWWSSDDDVKGNGNVVEHSQNLDKVDELDLALPAKIKVVRGENSITIKAEENLQAYIVVKTDGDELEVRAKKGYDLHPTKPIEITISVETLSELSLAGSGDVKVAAFSGSDDLKLDLSGSGSITMDSAEYPKVSIDIAGSSGVTIHGGNTDKLSVDIAGSGDVDTHKLAARDVKVDIAGSGDVAVRASGSLDIDIAGSGDVDYYGSPTIKQSVMGSGDVSRKGD, from the coding sequence ATGAAACCCAAGCACCTCATCATTGCCACCGCTGCCCTGTTGTTAGTCGGCGTCCAAGCCAGCGCTTATGCCAGTTGGTGGAGCAGCGACGACGACGTCAAAGGTAACGGTAATGTGGTCGAACACAGCCAGAACCTGGACAAGGTTGACGAGCTGGACCTGGCTCTGCCGGCCAAAATCAAGGTGGTGCGTGGCGAGAACAGCATCACCATCAAGGCTGAAGAAAACCTGCAAGCCTATATCGTGGTCAAAACCGACGGCGACGAATTGGAAGTCAGGGCCAAAAAAGGCTACGACTTGCACCCCACCAAACCCATTGAAATAACCATCAGCGTCGAGACCCTAAGCGAGCTGTCTCTGGCGGGCTCCGGTGATGTCAAAGTGGCGGCCTTCAGTGGCAGCGATGATTTGAAACTGGACCTGTCCGGCTCCGGCTCCATCACCATGGACAGCGCCGAGTATCCCAAGGTCAGCATTGATATCGCTGGCAGCAGCGGCGTTACCATCCATGGCGGCAACACCGACAAGCTCAGCGTGGACATTGCCGGCTCCGGCGATGTGGACACCCACAAGCTGGCGGCCCGCGACGTGAAAGTGGATATCGCCGGCTCCGGTGACGTAGCAGTACGCGCCAGTGGCAGCCTGGATATCGACATCGCCGGCTCCGGCGATGTGGACTACTACGGCAGCCCCACCATCAAGCAAAGCGTGATGGGCTCCGGCGACGTATCCCGCAAAGGCGACTAA
- a CDS encoding MFS transporter, which translates to MRSPSLRLFLLLMVTLAAVGQMSQTLFVPGQSAIAQTFGVSPGMTQGIMAAYLSMYGLSQFFYGPLSDNLGRRPVTLAGLVLFLGGSALAWQASSFAALVTGALVQGLGAGVAGVMVRTVPRDRFEGPALTRVNGLLSMALILSPMLAPVLGGVLVSQFGWRACYLFLLGLGGAVLALQFVAFKESRPDDPEPKAPVLVRYRRTWQSANFRHHLWPLLAVFSGVVVFEAAAGVLLGERLGFDAATVSWLYIVPLPLYIAGSFLAAALAHRWRHKALLQLGTTLLLSAALAQLLLAWLLPLNAWALLAPVSLYFMAAGLLGPVATSGALSDFKKGAGTAGALLGGLQNLTAGIAAALSSLIPQHTALPLGALLTLFAVLAWWQARRVGELGQSLAKSTTAVSQASPPTQ; encoded by the coding sequence ATGCGTTCGCCATCATTGCGACTGTTTTTGTTGCTTATGGTGACTTTGGCTGCCGTTGGCCAGATGTCCCAGACCCTTTTTGTACCCGGCCAGAGCGCCATCGCCCAAACCTTTGGGGTCAGCCCCGGCATGACCCAAGGCATTATGGCTGCTTATCTGTCCATGTACGGATTATCCCAGTTTTTCTATGGCCCGCTGTCTGACAACCTGGGCCGGCGCCCCGTGACGCTGGCTGGCCTGGTGTTGTTTCTGGGCGGCTCGGCCCTGGCTTGGCAGGCCAGCAGTTTTGCTGCTTTGGTTACCGGCGCCCTGGTACAAGGGCTTGGTGCCGGGGTGGCCGGGGTCATGGTGCGCACCGTGCCCCGTGACCGCTTCGAAGGCCCGGCCCTGACCCGAGTCAACGGCCTGCTGAGCATGGCCCTTATCCTGTCGCCGATGCTGGCGCCGGTGCTGGGTGGGGTGTTGGTGTCGCAGTTTGGCTGGCGGGCCTGTTACCTGTTTCTGTTGGGCCTGGGCGGCGCCGTGCTGGCGCTGCAGTTTGTGGCCTTCAAGGAAAGCCGCCCCGACGACCCTGAACCCAAGGCGCCGGTGCTGGTGCGTTATCGCCGCACCTGGCAAAGCGCCAACTTTCGCCATCACCTGTGGCCGCTGCTGGCGGTATTCAGTGGTGTGGTGGTGTTCGAAGCGGCGGCGGGGGTGTTGCTGGGCGAGCGCCTGGGGTTTGATGCGGCCACCGTCAGCTGGCTCTATATCGTGCCGCTGCCGCTCTATATTGCCGGCTCTTTCCTGGCCGCCGCCCTGGCCCATCGCTGGCGCCATAAGGCCTTGTTGCAACTAGGCACCACTTTGCTTTTAAGCGCTGCCCTGGCGCAGTTGCTGCTGGCCTGGCTGCTGCCCCTTAATGCCTGGGCTTTGCTGGCGCCGGTGAGCCTGTACTTTATGGCCGCGGGCCTGTTGGGGCCGGTTGCCACCAGCGGCGCGCTTAGCGATTTCAAAAAAGGCGCCGGTACTGCCGGGGCCCTGCTGGGAGGGCTGCAAAACCTCACCGCCGGTATTGCGGCGGCGCTGTCGAGCCTTATTCCTCAGCACACCGCTTTGCCGCTGGGGGCCTTGCTGACCCTGTTTGCGGTGCTGGCGTGGTGGCAGGCTCGCCGGGTTGGCGAACTTGGCCAGAGTTTGGCGAAAAGCACTACTGCGGTTTCGCAGGCGTCTCCGCCAACCCAGTAA
- a CDS encoding RsmB/NOP family class I SAM-dependent RNA methyltransferase, giving the protein MMQSALISILQSVLIEDHPLDKALARAELDGRHKSETVQAAQHLVRYARRYGALAGRSWPLKSGDLSALLAAWAALESPSLPLKLKPFTQDKALLAEVKANPVLWQSYPDWLYELMSERLGDAWPALAEALNRPPAQYLRANTLHGDAGALKKRLAEEKVATDVISDSCLKLKRFANVFRTQAFKEGRFEQQDWGSQQIAQLLGAAPGMTVIDACAGAGGKTLALAAQMQNKGRLLAMDIFEGKLQALRKRARRAGVHNLETRVIEGSATIKRLKGKADRLLLDVPCSGLGVLRRNPDAKWTIAPEHLDNLIAIQREILDSYPRMLKAGGKLVYATCSLLPQENQLQVADFIARSAGQFVLESEHTLSPVEGNTDGFYMALISRQ; this is encoded by the coding sequence ATGATGCAATCAGCGCTTATTTCCATACTGCAATCCGTGCTTATCGAGGATCACCCTCTGGATAAGGCGCTGGCCCGCGCCGAACTGGACGGCCGCCATAAATCCGAGACGGTGCAAGCCGCCCAGCACTTGGTGCGCTACGCCCGCCGTTATGGCGCCCTGGCCGGGCGCAGCTGGCCGCTTAAAAGCGGCGACTTGAGTGCGCTGCTGGCCGCCTGGGCGGCCCTCGAATCCCCCAGCCTGCCCCTTAAACTCAAGCCCTTTACCCAGGACAAAGCGCTGCTGGCCGAAGTAAAGGCGAACCCGGTGCTGTGGCAAAGCTACCCCGATTGGCTCTATGAGCTGATGAGCGAGCGCTTGGGCGATGCCTGGCCAGCCCTGGCCGAGGCCCTGAACCGGCCACCGGCTCAATACCTTCGCGCCAATACCCTGCACGGCGATGCCGGCGCGCTGAAAAAGCGCCTGGCCGAAGAGAAGGTAGCCACCGACGTAATCAGTGACAGCTGCCTTAAACTCAAGCGCTTTGCCAACGTCTTTCGCACCCAGGCCTTTAAGGAAGGGCGCTTTGAGCAGCAGGATTGGGGCTCCCAGCAAATTGCCCAGCTGCTGGGCGCCGCGCCGGGAATGACGGTGATTGACGCCTGCGCCGGTGCCGGCGGCAAAACCCTGGCCCTGGCTGCCCAGATGCAGAACAAGGGCCGGCTGCTGGCCATGGACATTTTTGAAGGCAAGTTGCAGGCGCTTCGCAAGCGCGCCCGCCGCGCCGGGGTGCATAACCTGGAAACCCGGGTTATTGAAGGCTCTGCCACCATCAAACGCCTTAAGGGCAAGGCCGACCGCCTGCTGCTGGACGTGCCCTGCTCGGGGCTGGGGGTATTGCGCCGCAACCCCGACGCCAAATGGACCATCGCCCCCGAGCATCTTGATAACCTCATTGCCATTCAGCGCGAGATCCTCGACAGCTACCCGCGCATGCTCAAGGCTGGCGGCAAGCTGGTCTACGCCACCTGCTCGCTCCTGCCGCAGGAAAACCAGCTGCAAGTGGCCGATTTTATCGCCCGTTCGGCCGGCCAATTTGTGCTGGAAAGCGAGCACACCTTGAGCCCGGTCGAGGGGAACACCGACGGCTTCTACATGGCCCTTATAAGCCGTCAATAA
- a CDS encoding DUF4382 domain-containing protein, translating into MTKTKFAVLISSIFVLSACGGGGDDTPTPATANLSLSIGDAPVDGADKVVVTIDSIILKRDGDSDVVLPVQDASGNPVTLDLLDYQGGNTYLAIDSAAIPAGTYTDVRLGIEDEDTSKSYVETGDGTFELKVPSDELKLGGFTASAGGQLAFTLDFNLRKAMTYNPGPQRYILKPRGVSLVDSTILGQIGGEVDAALAESCNTGTDNVNYGFVYLYSGHSLTNLGDDFDDGAAGAPADASIPVASMAVTLSDDADPSTTDPYRYQFGLIPAGDYTLAFSCDGINDEPETYEGLTIPNPAGLSYELSLAEGQGLEQDIAPVTGG; encoded by the coding sequence ATGACAAAAACAAAGTTTGCAGTGCTGATTTCTTCCATCTTTGTGCTGAGCGCCTGTGGCGGCGGTGGGGACGATACCCCCACCCCGGCAACGGCCAATTTGTCGCTGTCCATCGGTGACGCGCCGGTCGATGGCGCCGACAAGGTGGTGGTGACCATCGACAGCATCATCCTCAAACGCGACGGCGACAGCGACGTGGTATTGCCCGTTCAGGACGCCAGCGGCAACCCGGTGACCCTGGACTTGCTCGACTACCAAGGCGGTAACACCTACCTTGCCATCGACAGCGCTGCTATCCCGGCTGGCACCTACACCGACGTGCGCTTGGGGATAGAAGACGAAGACACCAGCAAGAGCTACGTGGAGACCGGCGACGGCACCTTCGAGCTCAAGGTACCTTCTGATGAGCTGAAACTGGGCGGCTTTACCGCCAGTGCCGGTGGCCAGTTGGCCTTCACCCTGGATTTCAACCTGCGCAAAGCCATGACCTACAACCCGGGCCCACAGCGCTACATCCTCAAACCCCGTGGCGTCAGCCTGGTGGACAGCACCATCCTCGGCCAAATCGGCGGTGAGGTTGACGCGGCCCTGGCCGAAAGCTGCAACACCGGCACCGACAACGTCAATTACGGCTTTGTCTATCTCTACAGCGGCCACAGCCTGACTAACCTGGGCGACGATTTTGACGACGGCGCCGCCGGCGCACCGGCCGATGCCTCCATTCCGGTGGCGTCCATGGCGGTAACCCTGTCTGATGACGCCGACCCAAGCACTACCGACCCTTACCGTTACCAGTTCGGGCTCATTCCGGCAGGGGATTACACCCTGGCCTTCTCTTGTGACGGCATCAACGATGAGCCAGAAACCTACGAGGGCCTGACCATCCCCAACCCGGCAGGTCTTAGCTATGAGCTGAGCCTCGCCGAGGGCCAGGGTCTGGAGCAGGATATCGCCCCGGTTACCGGCGGCTGA
- a CDS encoding lysophospholipid acyltransferase family protein, translating into MQRFSKWLLARLGWRIEGQMPAADKFLVVVAPHTSNWDFVFGVLARSALALKINFLGKHQLFAFPLGYLFRAMGGFPVRRDKANNMVEQVAAYFTGLPRFVLAVTPEGTRSQVSRWKLGFYHIAAAAKVPYVLVGIDYPRKRFVIGEALHPSGDIRADLARIQAFYQQVQGRFPQVIPPLLGWKDQ; encoded by the coding sequence ATGCAGCGATTTTCCAAGTGGTTGCTGGCCCGCCTGGGCTGGCGCATCGAGGGGCAGATGCCGGCGGCGGACAAGTTCCTGGTGGTGGTGGCGCCCCACACCTCCAACTGGGATTTTGTCTTCGGGGTCTTGGCCCGCAGCGCCCTGGCGCTGAAGATAAATTTCCTCGGTAAACACCAGCTCTTTGCCTTTCCCCTCGGTTACCTGTTTCGGGCCATGGGCGGCTTTCCGGTGCGCCGGGACAAGGCCAACAACATGGTGGAGCAAGTGGCCGCTTACTTTACCGGCCTGCCACGGTTCGTGCTGGCGGTTACCCCCGAAGGTACCCGTAGCCAGGTCAGCCGCTGGAAGCTCGGCTTTTACCATATCGCCGCTGCCGCCAAGGTGCCCTATGTGCTGGTGGGTATCGACTACCCCCGCAAGCGTTTTGTGATCGGTGAGGCTCTGCACCCCAGCGGCGATATCCGCGCCGACTTGGCCCGTATCCAGGCTTTTTACCAGCAGGTGCAGGGCCGCTTCCCCCAGGTTATTCCGCCGCTGCTGGGCTGGAAGGACCAGTAG